The window CGAAAATGAAGTTTGAGATTAAACCTGTGAACTTGACGGATATCACGTCGAAAGTAACGAATACACCCTGCGCCACTCCGCCATCCCCCCCAAAAAGGCGGCGAGGAGTTTTCATTCCTCCCGCCGCCTTATAATTTTGCCAATACACTCCGCACCGATGCTGCCGAGATGTCCAATGCCGCCTTTTCCACCTCGGTCAATGGCAATTCAATAATGCTTTCGATGCCGTTTCCTCCCAGGACGGTCGGTACTCCAAGGTAAATGTTGTCGTATCCGTATTCCCCTTCCAAATAAGCGATCGCTGGAAGAATCCGCCTTTTATCGAGCATGATTGCTTCGGCCATCTCAACTAGGGCGGCGGCCGGTGCATAGTAGGCGCTTCCTTGTCCGAGCAGGCCGACGATTTCGCCGCCACCTTTCCGGGTTCGCTCCACAATCGCCTCAAGTCGAGCCGCCGGAATCAGTTTCTCTAAAGGGATACCACCTGCGTAGGAGTAGCGGATCAGCGGCACCATATCATCCCCATGTCCGCCTAGCACGAAGCCGGATATGTCTTCCACCGACAGATCCAGCTCCTGCGCGACAAATGTGTTGAACCGCGCCGTGTCAAGCACACCCGATTGGCCGATGACCCGGTTCTTCGGAAACCCGGTTGTCCGGAAGCAAACGTAAGTCATCGCGTCCACCGGATTGCTCAGTACGAGCACATAGCTTTCCGGAGCGAATCGTGCGACTTGTTCGGAGACGTCCCGCATAATTTTCGCATTGGTCGCTACGAGATCATCGCGGCTCATGCCCGGCTTCCGAGCGATTCCGGCCGTAATGATAACAAAGTCGGCATCCTGGATGTCTTCATACCGGGAAGTGCCGACAATTTCTGCATTGAATTGTTGGACGGGGCCGGCCTGTAGCATATCCAATGCCTTCCCCTTTGTCGGATCGGCCAACGCCGGGATATCGACCAAAACGATGTCGCCCAGTTCTTTTTGCGCGAGCATCAGGGCGGCTGTCGTCCCCGTATGTCCCGCTCCGATGACGGCAATTTTCCTTCGTTTGAACACCATTGAATCCCCCCTCCCCTATTTCACTTATTCCCTGTTTTGGACTTTGCCGCTTTTCCTTTTGCGGGAGCTCGTCTGCCGTCCTCTTTCGCAAGTGGCTCACTTTCCTGTTCCGCAGGCTCCTCCAAAGACGGCGGCTTCCCTTCCTGTTGGGCCGGTTCCGTCCGTTGTGTCAGCTTTGATATGCCGGAATCCGGATTTGGAATCACATGGGCTGAAATGAGTTCCCCGACCCGGGCCGCCGCCATTTCTCCAGCTTCAACAGCTGCCTGCACCGCACCGACATCACCTTCGACAATCACGGTGACGAGCGCCGCGTCCACTTGTTCCTGTTTCACCAGCCGGACATCCGCCGACTTTAACATCGAATCGGCAGCTTCAATCGAACCGATCAATCCGCGTGTCTCTATCATGCCAAGTGCTTTTGCCATTCGATTCACCTCTTTTTCGTCAGCTTTCATTCAGCCCGGCTTATTGTTTTACCGAGTTCTCTTGCCGTATCGCGTGCCAAAGGAGTGACAATCGTCGCCTTTCCGATTCGGATCGTATCGTCTGCACAGTCCCGTACACCCTGTTCCGTCAACAACTTATCGAGAGATGGCGGTTCCACCTTCTCCCCGTCACGGATGAATGCCTCCAAGGTTGTGAACCGGACGCCGAAGCTTTCCAGTTTCTCTTTATAAGTCAATAAATGACGATGATACGGCGACTGTCCGCCATCCGATGAAACGAGCCATTCCAATTTTGCCATCGGTATCAGCGTGACCTGTTTCCCTTGTAATAGCAGTTCCGACAGCAACTCGCTGTCCGGATCATCTGTCAGGCCGAGTGCTCCTTTCACCAGAACATTTTGGGATACTTCCAGCATGACGGCATCCTGGACTTTCGCCACCGGCTCGCTGATTATTTCCCACTTCTCCTCCAGCCTGCTGATCGTCTCCCTTTCAGCATTATGGACGAGCAACAATGGCTTAGCTGATACTTCGGAAATCGACGGCGTCACGCCCAACTGTTTGATCACGTTTCCAACAATCTCCTCAATCAGCTTCGGATCAATCATCATCCCTTCTCCACCTTGCATAACGTCCCCCGCTCGCCTGTCGTAATGAACCCCGAATTGGCCTCATCCGTATCAACGTGCATATCTAATATGTAGTTGGGCGACACTCGGACAAGCACTTTATCAAACGTGATCGGCCTATCCTTGCCGACCTTCACTTTCACATATTCTCCATTCGTGACACCCAAGGACTTCGCATCATCGGGACTCATGTGGATATGCGCCTGCGCGACAATCAACCCCTCCTCCAAATACAAGCTCCCTTTCGGACCGAGGAGAGTGATCGGAGCCGATCCTTTAATATCCCCAGATTCGCGCAGCGGCGGAGTCACGCCAAGTTTGATGCCGTCCGTTTTGCTGATTTCAACCTGCGACCGGCTGCGAAGCGGCCCTAAAATCCGAACCGATTCGATACTGCCCCGTGGACCGATCAGCGTCACCGTTTCATTCGCCGCAAACTGCCCGGGCTGCGACAGATCGCTCTTCTTCGTCAATTCAACCCCCTTGCCGAATAAAACCTCGACATCCTCCCGGCTCAAATGGCAATGCCTGGCCGATACGGAAATCGGGATTTCATTTCGTGACGAAGGGGTTTGCGTCAGTTCTGTCACAATGTCTTCCACAATCGCTTGGATCGTCGTCTCGTTCATAGAAGAATCCCTCCATTCCCGATCAATTCATAGAGCCTGGCAAAATGGCTTCCAACTCGTTATGTGGACGCGGGATAACATGCACTGACAGCAATTCACCGACCCGTTGTGCCGCCGCGGCTCCCGATTCAGTCGCAGCCTTGACCGCCCCGACATCCCCGCGGACCATGACCGTCACGATGCCGCCCCCGACATGCGTCTTCCCGATGACTTGCACGTTGGCTGCCTTGACCATCGCATCCGCCGCTTCAATCGCCGCCACCAATCCTTTTGTTTCAATCATTCCTAATGCTTCGCTCGCCATCCTCGTTCCTCCATTCCATTTCTCCGAATCAACCTTTCATCGGGATGATGCGCTTCATATCAATCATCGGTCTTGCGATGACCTCATAGGACATCAGCGCATTCCCTTGTAACGCAATTTCGACGCCGCGGTCGATCGCCATCTGGACTGCGCTAACTTCCCCTTCAATCACGATCGTGTAATAAACTTCGCTGACATCTTCACGGGTTACGACTTGGATATCCGCCGTTTTCAGCATCGCATCGGCGACGACAAGTGAATAGGCCAGACCGAACGTCTCGATCATGCCGATCGCCTTCGTCATAGCCGATCACGTTCCGGCACCGAATCGACGATGCCGATCACCAGAGCGTCAATCGGCATTTTTTTATCCTGATTGATAAAGGACGCGGGGGACCCTTGTGTCACGATGACCCGGTCCCCGATTCCCGCTCCGATTCGATCGACGGCTACCAAAGGAGACTGCACCGGCACGCCTTCCCGTTCCGTTCCCATCGGCTGGATGACGAGGAATGTCAAACCCGTAAGTCCATCCTCTTTACGAGTCGCCCATATATTTTCAATCACTTTACCAACAAGCATCTTCTATCGCCGCCCTTCAACCGATCTGATCGTTATCCATTCGCCCGTGGCAGAATGCCGATCAGTTCGTTATGCGGGCGCGGGATGACGTGCACTGATAACAATTCACCTACCCGCTGTGCTGCGGCGCTTCCCGAGTCCGTAGCCGCTTTGACTGCGCCGACGTCCCCCGTCACAAGAACCGTCACAATGCCGCCTCCGACATGCGTTTTCCCGATAATTTGCACGTTCGCCGCCTTGACCATCGCATCTGCCGCTTCCAACGCTGCCACCAATCCTTTTGTTTCAATCATTCCGAGTGCGCCGTTAATCTCTGCCATTTGAATTCCTCCTTATAATGTCTTGCTCATTTGTTGTACGATTTGCCGGACTGTGGTCGAAACATCTTCCAAGTCCATCGACTTTCCGTTCCCTTGAACTTCCCGCATCACCTGATCGATAATCGCCTCGATATCCGGTTCAACTCCTTGCGGCGCCGGCTTCGGAACTGTCACTTCTTTAATCCCGGACGCAATCCGCTTCGTGTTGAATAAATGACGGGCTGTAATATTATCCGACGAGATATTCCCCCCGTACGCCCCGCACCCCAGCGTCAGCGATGGCATGAGCCCCGTCGTCGCACCCGCTGCCCCAATCGAAGCCATCGTGTTCACCATCACTCGAGATACCGGCATTGCAAGCCCGTACCGTTGTGCCGCTTCTTCATCCGTCGTATGGATGGAGCAACTATGGCCGCGTCCAATGAAGTTCAATAGCCCTTCGCAAATACGCAGTGCTTCCTCATCGCTTTCCGCCGTGTACAGCGGAAAGATCGGAGCCAATTTCTCCAATGAGAACGGTACATCTTTCCCGATCCGATCTTCTTCGGCAATCAAAACCCGGGTCCCGACCGGAACTTCAATGCCCGCCATTCCGGCGATCGTCTCCGCAGATCGACCGACAATTTTGGCGTTCAACTGCCCTTCCGTCGGAGCGATGACATTGCCTAATTTCATCTTTTCTTCTTCATTCAAGAAATAGGCGCCGTTGTTGCGCAGTTCCCGCATCGTCATTTCCTTAATATTCTTATGAACGACAATCGATTGCTCCGTCGAACAGAGCGTCCCGTTATCGAACGTCTTGCTGTCCATAATCAGCTGTGCCGCTTTTTTCACATTCGCTGATTTCTCGATATAGACCGGACCATTGCCCGGTCCGACTCCGTAGGCAGGCTTCCCGGAACTGTAAGCCGCCTTGACCAGTCCGCTGCCCCCCGTTGCAAGTATCAGATCGACAGCCGGATGGTGCATCAATCGTGTCGTCGCTTCCATCGACGGATCCGTGATCCAGCCGATCAATCCGTCCGGCGCTCCTGCTTCCACTGCCGCCTGCGCACAGATTTTCAGGGCCTCCACAGTACACCGCTTCGCCGTCGGATGCGGACTGACGACGATACCGTTTTGCGCCTTTAAGGCGATCAGCGTCTTGAAAATAGCGGTCGATGTCGGATTCGTCGTCGGGCAAATGGCCGCAATGATTCCGAATGGATAGGCCACTTCCGTCATCTTCAGACGATGATCCTTATGGATGACGCCTACCGTCTTTTCATCTTTGATCGATTCATAAACACCCATTGATCCAAGCTCGTTCTTAATTTTTTTATGTTCCACGACGCCCATGCCCGTTTCTTCGACAGCCATCCTAGCAAGTGTCTCGGCTTGTGCGAAGGCCGTTTCCGCGATATGCTTCACGATTGCGTCGATCTGTTTCTGATTGAATGTGCTGAATTTTTCCTGAGCCGCCTTGACCTGTTGAACGGCTTTCTCCATCTCTTCTACTGCGTTAATAGGAAACACTCCTTCCTGCTTCTCCTGTGAGTGTTTAGTTGTG is drawn from Sporosarcina sp. FSL W7-1349 and contains these coding sequences:
- the mdh gene encoding malate dehydrogenase, which codes for MVFKRRKIAVIGAGHTGTTAALMLAQKELGDIVLVDIPALADPTKGKALDMLQAGPVQQFNAEIVGTSRYEDIQDADFVIITAGIARKPGMSRDDLVATNAKIMRDVSEQVARFAPESYVLVLSNPVDAMTYVCFRTTGFPKNRVIGQSGVLDTARFNTFVAQELDLSVEDISGFVLGGHGDDMVPLIRYSYAGGIPLEKLIPAARLEAIVERTRKGGGEIVGLLGQGSAYYAPAAALVEMAEAIMLDKRRILPAIAYLEGEYGYDNIYLGVPTVLGGNGIESIIELPLTEVEKAALDISAASVRSVLAKL
- a CDS encoding BMC domain-containing protein; protein product: MAKALGMIETRGLIGSIEAADSMLKSADVRLVKQEQVDAALVTVIVEGDVGAVQAAVEAGEMAAARVGELISAHVIPNPDSGISKLTQRTEPAQQEGKPPSLEEPAEQESEPLAKEDGRRAPAKGKAAKSKTGNK
- a CDS encoding phosphate propanoyltransferase gives rise to the protein MNETTIQAIVEDIVTELTQTPSSRNEIPISVSARHCHLSREDVEVLFGKGVELTKKSDLSQPGQFAANETVTLIGPRGSIESVRILGPLRSRSQVEISKTDGIKLGVTPPLRESGDIKGSAPITLLGPKGSLYLEEGLIVAQAHIHMSPDDAKSLGVTNGEYVKVKVGKDRPITFDKVLVRVSPNYILDMHVDTDEANSGFITTGERGTLCKVEKG
- the eutM gene encoding ethanolamine utilization microcompartment protein EutM — encoded protein: MASEALGMIETKGLVAAIEAADAMVKAANVQVIGKTHVGGGIVTVMVRGDVGAVKAATESGAAAAQRVGELLSVHVIPRPHNELEAILPGSMN
- a CDS encoding BMC domain-containing protein, which translates into the protein MTKAIGMIETFGLAYSLVVADAMLKTADIQVVTREDVSEVYYTIVIEGEVSAVQMAIDRGVEIALQGNALMSYEVIARPMIDMKRIIPMKG
- a CDS encoding EutN/CcmL family microcompartment protein — translated: MLVGKVIENIWATRKEDGLTGLTFLVIQPMGTEREGVPVQSPLVAVDRIGAGIGDRVIVTQGSPASFINQDKKMPIDALVIGIVDSVPERDRL
- a CDS encoding BMC domain-containing protein, encoding MAEINGALGMIETKGLVAALEAADAMVKAANVQIIGKTHVGGGIVTVLVTGDVGAVKAATDSGSAAAQRVGELLSVHVIPRPHNELIGILPRANG
- a CDS encoding aldehyde dehydrogenase family protein, coding for MEKAVQQVKAAQEKFSTFNQKQIDAIVKHIAETAFAQAETLARMAVEETGMGVVEHKKIKNELGSMGVYESIKDEKTVGVIHKDHRLKMTEVAYPFGIIAAICPTTNPTSTAIFKTLIALKAQNGIVVSPHPTAKRCTVEALKICAQAAVEAGAPDGLIGWITDPSMEATTRLMHHPAVDLILATGGSGLVKAAYSSGKPAYGVGPGNGPVYIEKSANVKKAAQLIMDSKTFDNGTLCSTEQSIVVHKNIKEMTMRELRNNGAYFLNEEEKMKLGNVIAPTEGQLNAKIVGRSAETIAGMAGIEVPVGTRVLIAEEDRIGKDVPFSLEKLAPIFPLYTAESDEEALRICEGLLNFIGRGHSCSIHTTDEEAAQRYGLAMPVSRVMVNTMASIGAAGATTGLMPSLTLGCGAYGGNISSDNITARHLFNTKRIASGIKEVTVPKPAPQGVEPDIEAIIDQVMREVQGNGKSMDLEDVSTTVRQIVQQMSKTL